From the genome of Nitrospira sp., one region includes:
- a CDS encoding DUF4391 domain-containing protein encodes MSFTPVIDALGLPPDARVDQRVPKKLLTEHGAPTAADKRQIQDGIEELLWVAALKPTNIAVPAFRDDVREYLEVAVLTATMRAGAKPTRLIELIHRAIPYPVVLWTEQGGAFSLSLAHKRWSQGEAGEVVLEDVHRTAPIHPDSPTAEEAQFLGSIAVSGLPNRDLFALYQGWLDRLAALEAAQITGTFAPPDSDGRAQALRDGLDARARLQRDLAALRAQAEKEKQLNRRVQLNLEIKRLEAKVAATEQTL; translated from the coding sequence ATGAGTTTCACTCCGGTCATCGACGCTCTGGGCCTTCCGCCAGACGCCCGCGTTGATCAGCGGGTGCCCAAAAAGCTCCTAACGGAACATGGCGCACCCACGGCCGCCGACAAGCGCCAGATTCAGGACGGGATTGAGGAATTGCTCTGGGTGGCCGCGCTTAAGCCCACCAACATTGCTGTGCCGGCATTCCGGGACGATGTGCGGGAGTATCTGGAGGTTGCCGTGCTTACAGCCACGATGCGCGCTGGCGCAAAGCCGACACGCCTTATTGAACTGATTCATCGGGCTATTCCCTATCCGGTCGTGCTTTGGACGGAGCAGGGCGGTGCCTTCAGTCTCTCACTGGCACACAAACGGTGGTCACAGGGCGAAGCGGGGGAGGTGGTGCTCGAGGACGTGCACCGGACGGCCCCAATTCACCCAGATAGTCCCACGGCAGAAGAAGCCCAATTCCTTGGCAGCATCGCAGTATCAGGCCTGCCAAACCGCGACCTGTTCGCACTTTATCAGGGCTGGCTGGATCGTTTGGCCGCATTGGAAGCAGCTCAGATCACTGGCACATTTGCTCCGCCGGACTCCGATGGTCGCGCCCAGGCTTTGCGCGACGGCCTCGACGCCCGCGCTCGGCTACAACGCGACCTCGCCGCATTGCGCGCCCAGGCGGAAAAAGAAAAGCAGCTCAATCGCCGTGTGCAACTAAACCTTGAAATCAAACGGCTAGAAGCTAAAGTAGCCGCGACAGAACAAACGCTCTGA
- a CDS encoding DNA repair exonuclease has translation MTSFRFIHAADIHLDSPLRGLAGYEGPAVERICSATRLAFDNLMNEAIDQEVGFVVIAGDLYDGDWRDYQTGLFFARQMGRLAKADIPAFVLHGNHDAESQITKRLTLPAGVNVFSSRKPETFTIEDLGVALHGQSFRQRDITDNLVPAYPEPVAGVFNIGVLHTGLGGMGGHANYAPCTVSDLVAKGYDYWALGHVHHGEVLHENPHVVFPGNLQGRHIRETGPKGAYLVSVEDREIVELEPLHTDVVRWAQLQVSVDGCDRNAEALERVRQAVEQAIDAGADGRLLACRIELTGRTEIHDHLLISTEHLLAEARAAALGFGDTSAWIERVVIATEPVLDPTTLAEREDALGELHRMLGDAAADPELLRQLEADVSELVRKLPSDVRTDTEDAALKAAVQADYPALITHVRGYLNARLTAKED, from the coding sequence ATGACATCCTTCCGCTTCATTCATGCCGCAGACATTCACCTGGATAGTCCCTTAAGGGGGCTAGCAGGCTATGAGGGGCCTGCTGTTGAGCGCATTTGTTCGGCAACCCGCCTAGCTTTCGACAACCTCATGAACGAGGCGATTGATCAAGAGGTCGGTTTTGTCGTGATCGCCGGCGACCTTTATGACGGCGACTGGCGTGATTATCAAACGGGGCTATTTTTTGCCCGCCAAATGGGTCGTCTCGCAAAAGCAGACATTCCTGCTTTCGTGCTCCACGGCAACCACGATGCAGAAAGCCAAATCACGAAACGACTCACCCTTCCCGCCGGCGTCAATGTGTTCTCCTCACGAAAGCCTGAGACATTCACAATTGAAGACCTTGGCGTAGCGCTTCACGGCCAGAGCTTCCGGCAACGTGATATTACCGACAACCTCGTCCCCGCGTACCCGGAGCCGGTTGCTGGTGTCTTCAACATCGGCGTTCTGCACACTGGCTTAGGCGGCATGGGCGGACATGCTAACTATGCGCCCTGCACGGTCAGTGATCTTGTTGCCAAGGGTTACGATTATTGGGCACTTGGTCATGTTCATCACGGAGAAGTTCTCCATGAGAACCCCCATGTGGTTTTCCCCGGAAATCTGCAGGGTCGGCATATCCGCGAAACAGGTCCTAAGGGCGCATACCTCGTCTCTGTCGAGGATCGCGAAATCGTAGAATTGGAGCCGCTCCACACAGATGTCGTCCGCTGGGCACAGCTCCAGGTCAGTGTCGATGGCTGTGACCGCAATGCTGAAGCACTGGAGCGGGTGCGGCAGGCTGTCGAGCAAGCGATCGACGCTGGTGCCGATGGCCGACTGCTCGCTTGCCGCATTGAGCTTACCGGTCGAACCGAAATCCATGATCATCTGCTGATATCAACCGAGCACCTTCTTGCCGAGGCACGGGCCGCTGCACTTGGGTTCGGTGACACTTCGGCATGGATCGAGCGAGTTGTCATAGCCACTGAGCCCGTGCTCGATCCGACAACGCTCGCCGAACGCGAAGATGCGCTGGGAGAACTTCACCGCATGTTGGGAGATGCCGCTGCCGATCCCGAATTGCTTAGGCAACTGGAAGCAGATGTCAGCGAACTCGTCCGCAAGCTCCCATCCGATGTGCGTACCGACACTGAAGATGCTGCCTTGAAAGCGGCGGTTCAGGCGGATTATCCCGCTCTCATCACGCATGTTCGGGGCTACCTTAATGCGCGTCTTACGGCGAAGGAGGATTGA
- a CDS encoding DEAD/DEAH box helicase family protein has protein sequence MKFHFEPNLDYQHTAIESVCDLFHGQEVCRTEFTVTRDVLSEQQALAFAQNDLGIGNRLHLLDDELLANLCDIQIRNGLKPSSSLASGDFTVEMETGTGKTYVYLRTLFELNRRYGFTKFIIVVPSVAIKEGVYKTLQITEEHFRALYANTPFDFFLYDSSKLGQVRNFATSPHIQIMVVTVGAINKKDVNNLYKDSEKTGGEKPIDLIKATRPILIVDEPQSVDGGLEGRGKEALSAMNPLCTLRYSATHAEKHHMLYRLDAVDAYERKLVKQIEVASLEVEGGHNKGYVKLISTSNKKGTFSAKVELDVQRGTTVSREPVMVQPGDDLQQVTKRAVYADYLVQSIGCKAGDECIELSNQETPLRVGEAIGDVDGDALKRLMIRRTIEEHLDKELRLRPQSIKVLSLFFIDAVEHYRSYSADGAQVKGKYAVMFEEEYRKAAAKPKYRTLFNDVDLQSEATEVHDGYFSIDKKGSWTDTAENNQGNRENAERAYNLIMKDKEKLLGFETKLKFIFSHSALREGWDNPNVFQICAIREIGTERERRQTIGRGLRLCVNQQGERLRGFDINTLTVIATESYEQFAENLQKEIEADTGIRFGVVEKHQFAAIPVTDEAGRTTSLGVAQSEAIWNHLREAGYVDAKGKVQDHLKKALKDSTLELPEPFKAQLQQVKDVLRKLAGRLDIKNADERKPIKTRQAVLHSEEFQALWNRIKHKTTYRVQFDNEKLVNECAKAIGECPPITKTRVQIRKADLAIGRGGVSPEETAAAAPITIDEIDIELPDLLTDLQGKTQLTRRSLVRVVIDSGRLDDFKRNPQQFIELAAESINRTKRLALVDGIKYQRIGEEQYYAQELFEKEELTGYLKNILAATKSVHEHVVYDSSGVERTFAEQLEKNEAVKVYAKLPGWFKVLTPLGTYNPDWAVLVEKDGAERLYFVVETKSSLFTDDLRDKESAKIACGKAHFKALAVGENPAEFITARNVDDLMAKC, from the coding sequence ATGAAATTTCACTTTGAACCTAATCTGGACTACCAGCACACCGCCATCGAGTCGGTGTGCGACCTGTTTCATGGGCAGGAAGTCTGTCGGACCGAGTTTACCGTTACCCGGGATGTGCTGTCTGAACAACAAGCCCTAGCGTTTGCTCAAAATGACCTTGGGATCGGTAATCGTCTGCATCTATTGGACGATGAACTCCTGGCCAACCTCTGCGACATCCAGATCCGCAACGGTCTAAAACCATCCTCTTCATTGGCTTCGGGCGATTTCACCGTGGAGATGGAGACTGGCACGGGCAAGACCTACGTTTATCTGCGAACTCTCTTCGAACTGAACCGGCGGTATGGCTTCACTAAGTTCATCATCGTGGTTCCGTCCGTAGCGATCAAGGAGGGCGTGTACAAGACACTGCAGATTACGGAAGAACACTTCCGAGCTCTCTACGCCAATACGCCTTTCGACTTCTTTCTGTATGACTCCAGCAAACTGGGACAGGTGCGCAACTTTGCCACCAGCCCTCACATCCAGATTATGGTAGTGACGGTGGGAGCTATCAACAAGAAGGACGTGAACAACCTCTACAAGGACAGCGAAAAGACGGGCGGAGAAAAGCCCATCGATCTCATCAAAGCCACCCGGCCTATCTTGATCGTGGACGAGCCACAGAGCGTGGATGGCGGTCTCGAAGGACGCGGCAAAGAAGCGCTTAGCGCTATGAACCCGCTCTGCACGCTTCGCTACTCCGCTACTCACGCCGAAAAGCATCACATGCTCTATCGTCTCGACGCGGTAGACGCCTACGAACGCAAGCTGGTCAAGCAGATCGAAGTGGCATCCCTCGAAGTTGAGGGCGGCCATAACAAGGGCTATGTGAAGCTGATCTCAACAAGTAACAAGAAGGGTACGTTCAGCGCCAAGGTCGAACTCGACGTGCAGCGCGGCACGACCGTGAGCCGTGAGCCGGTCATGGTGCAGCCCGGCGACGACCTTCAACAGGTCACCAAGCGCGCTGTGTATGCCGACTATCTTGTGCAGAGCATTGGCTGTAAAGCCGGCGATGAGTGTATCGAACTGAGTAATCAGGAAACTCCGCTGCGCGTGGGTGAGGCCATCGGCGACGTGGATGGCGATGCCCTCAAGCGGCTTATGATTCGGCGCACCATCGAGGAGCATCTAGACAAGGAACTGCGTTTGCGACCGCAAAGCATCAAGGTGTTGAGCCTGTTCTTCATCGATGCCGTTGAGCATTACCGCAGTTACAGCGCCGACGGCGCCCAGGTAAAGGGCAAATATGCCGTTATGTTCGAGGAGGAGTACCGCAAGGCAGCCGCCAAGCCAAAGTATCGCACCCTCTTTAATGATGTCGACTTGCAGTCCGAGGCCACGGAAGTCCACGACGGCTATTTTTCCATAGATAAGAAGGGATCGTGGACGGACACGGCCGAGAACAATCAAGGTAATCGCGAGAATGCCGAGCGCGCCTACAACCTGATCATGAAGGACAAAGAGAAGCTGCTGGGCTTTGAGACAAAGCTGAAGTTTATCTTCTCCCACTCCGCCTTGCGAGAGGGATGGGATAACCCGAACGTCTTCCAGATTTGCGCCATCCGTGAGATTGGCACTGAGCGTGAGCGCCGCCAGACCATCGGTCGCGGCCTGCGGCTCTGCGTGAACCAGCAGGGCGAACGTCTGCGAGGGTTTGACATTAATACGCTGACGGTTATCGCCACGGAGAGTTACGAGCAGTTCGCGGAGAACCTGCAGAAGGAGATCGAGGCCGACACCGGCATCCGATTCGGCGTCGTTGAGAAGCACCAGTTCGCTGCCATCCCGGTGACTGACGAAGCCGGGCGGACTACATCACTTGGTGTCGCGCAGTCAGAAGCGATCTGGAATCACCTCAGGGAAGCGGGTTACGTAGATGCGAAGGGCAAAGTACAGGACCATTTAAAGAAAGCCCTGAAGGACAGCACGCTGGAGCTTCCAGAGCCGTTTAAAGCACAACTTCAGCAGGTGAAGGATGTTCTCCGGAAACTCGCCGGGAGGCTGGATATCAAGAACGCCGATGAACGGAAACCAATCAAGACCCGGCAGGCGGTGTTGCACAGCGAGGAGTTTCAGGCGCTCTGGAACCGCATCAAGCACAAGACGACGTACCGTGTGCAGTTTGATAACGAAAAGCTAGTAAACGAGTGCGCGAAGGCGATCGGTGAATGTCCGCCTATAACCAAGACCCGTGTTCAGATTCGCAAGGCCGATCTCGCTATCGGCCGAGGCGGCGTTTCGCCAGAGGAAACCGCCGCTGCTGCGCCGATTACAATCGACGAAATAGACATAGAACTGCCTGACCTGCTGACCGATCTTCAAGGCAAGACTCAGCTCACGCGACGCAGTCTTGTGCGCGTTGTGATCGACAGCGGCCGCCTCGATGATTTCAAGCGGAATCCGCAACAATTCATTGAGCTGGCGGCCGAATCCATCAACCGGACGAAGCGTCTCGCCCTGGTCGATGGCATCAAGTATCAGCGCATTGGCGAGGAGCAGTATTATGCCCAGGAACTGTTCGAGAAGGAGGAACTGACTGGCTATCTCAAGAACATCCTGGCCGCGACGAAGTCCGTTCACGAGCATGTCGTTTACGATTCATCAGGTGTTGAACGCACATTTGCCGAGCAACTGGAGAAGAACGAAGCGGTGAAGGTCTATGCGAAACTGCCCGGCTGGTTCAAAGTCCTAACGCCGTTGGGCACCTATAATCCAGACTGGGCCGTGTTGGTTGAAAAGGACGGTGCGGAGCGCCTTTATTTCGTGGTTGAAACCAAGAGCAGCCTCTTCACTGACGACTTACGGGACAAGGAAAGCGCAAAGATCGCTTGTGGCAAGGCCCACTTTAAGGCTCTAGCCGTCGGCGAGAATCCGGCAGAGTTCATTACGGCCAGAAACGTTGACGACTTAATGGCCAAGTGTTAG
- a CDS encoding DEAD/DEAH box helicase family protein — MKLIKNTGSERVIGELREALAPPSSLDLASPAFSIFAFAELRDVLEKLDACRMVLPATDGHDLGLTGSETDRAFRNRLQLRWLARECAGWVNKKVELRGAPALLPQSILIAGRPGSELHRVITGNCAFTTEGLGITPGNQFSLIQCSEKPEESAILGSWFTSLWNTLPASDHQKAAFLSRLQELAELKAPSLIYYVTLSHIFKDLGDELDEERIIKSATGIRNTTVWKKLYKFQRDGVVGAIDKLERLGGCIIADSVGLGKTFEALAIIKYYELRNDRVLVLAPKRLRDNWTLYKANDRRNFLASDRFNYDVLNHTDLSRDGGTSGDIDLSHVNWGNYDLVVIDESHNFRNKSTHNTRETRYDRLMRRIIKNGVKTRVLMLSATPVNNRLADLKNQIAFVTEGDDRALDAHGISSIETTVRQAQLQFNRWLALEDTERKPAHLLEMLGFDYFKLLDLLTIARSRKHVEKYYGTKETGRFPERLKPFNIKPDVDLAGEFRSIRDINNEIRRLTLAAYAPLRYVLPHKQAAYDAKYSTQIRGGESFFRQVDREESLVHLLRVNVLKRMESAVTSFALTIKRQLADVEATLHKIETHAEEVEEINIEDVDADDPAFESLLVGRKVKVLLQDVDRVRWRQDLIEDRNRLATLLSAAKQVGAARDAKLRALRDVIERKCRQPINGGNRKVIVFTAFADTARYLYQELSGWAQKELGLQSAFVSGAGHNETTLPKLRKDFTSILTAFSPRSKERPEDFAGEGEIDLLIATDCISEGQNLQDCDTAVNYDIHWNPVRIIQRFGRIDRIGSLNERIQLINFWPNMELEEYINLEQRVSGRMVLLDISATGEENVIEHQSGDQMNDLEYRRKQLLKLQDAVIDLEDLSSGVSIADLTLNDFRVDLAGFLKEHAGKLESLPIGTFAVTRAQNSGESAIPPGVIFCLRAVGEAALKTMEPGYPLAPHYVVHVGDDGAVLLPFTQAKQVLDRLKRLCIGSDLPDGGACDRFDKMTKNGKDMGTTQELLGKAVASIVGKKEERAVASLFTPGGTHAMKGEFQGINDFEVVAFLVVLPEATSE, encoded by the coding sequence ATGAAACTCATTAAGAACACAGGGAGTGAGCGCGTAATCGGCGAACTACGTGAGGCCCTGGCGCCGCCGTCATCGCTTGACCTGGCGTCTCCTGCGTTTTCGATCTTCGCCTTTGCGGAGTTGCGCGATGTGCTGGAAAAGCTCGACGCTTGCCGCATGGTGCTCCCAGCAACCGATGGGCATGATCTTGGGCTGACCGGATCAGAGACAGACCGTGCTTTTCGAAACCGCCTGCAGCTCAGGTGGCTTGCACGCGAATGTGCCGGGTGGGTCAACAAGAAAGTGGAGCTGCGCGGTGCTCCGGCCCTGTTGCCGCAATCCATCCTCATCGCCGGAAGACCAGGTTCAGAGCTGCATCGTGTGATCACCGGCAACTGTGCGTTCACAACGGAAGGCTTGGGCATTACTCCCGGCAATCAATTCAGTCTGATCCAGTGCTCAGAAAAACCCGAAGAATCGGCCATTCTTGGCTCTTGGTTCACGAGCCTCTGGAATACTCTACCCGCATCTGATCATCAAAAAGCCGCGTTCCTGTCGCGGCTTCAGGAACTCGCCGAACTGAAAGCCCCGTCGCTCATCTATTACGTGACGCTTTCCCACATTTTCAAAGACCTCGGTGACGAACTGGACGAAGAGCGGATCATCAAATCCGCCACCGGCATCCGTAACACGACGGTCTGGAAGAAGCTGTACAAGTTTCAGCGGGATGGTGTCGTCGGAGCTATCGACAAGCTGGAACGGCTAGGGGGCTGCATCATTGCTGACAGCGTGGGTCTGGGGAAGACATTCGAGGCGCTCGCCATCATCAAATACTACGAGCTTCGCAATGACCGCGTGCTGGTATTGGCTCCGAAGCGCTTGCGCGACAACTGGACACTCTATAAGGCCAACGACCGGCGTAACTTCCTCGCCTCCGACCGGTTCAATTACGACGTGTTGAACCACACCGATCTCTCCCGCGATGGAGGCACTTCCGGCGACATCGATCTTTCCCACGTCAATTGGGGCAATTATGACCTGGTGGTCATCGACGAATCCCATAACTTCCGGAACAAGTCCACGCACAATACCCGCGAAACACGTTACGACCGGCTCATGCGGCGGATAATTAAAAATGGCGTGAAGACGCGTGTTCTCATGCTTTCCGCCACGCCCGTGAACAACCGCCTGGCTGATCTCAAGAATCAGATTGCCTTCGTTACCGAGGGAGATGATAGGGCCTTAGACGCACACGGTATTTCCAGCATCGAGACAACGGTGCGACAGGCACAGCTTCAGTTCAACCGTTGGCTTGCCCTAGAGGATACTGAAAGGAAGCCGGCGCATCTCTTGGAGATGCTCGGTTTTGACTATTTCAAATTGCTCGATTTGTTGACCATCGCACGATCCAGGAAACATGTTGAAAAATACTATGGTACCAAGGAAACCGGCCGTTTCCCGGAGCGGCTGAAGCCCTTTAACATCAAGCCGGACGTGGATCTTGCCGGTGAATTTCGTTCCATCCGCGATATCAACAACGAAATCCGGCGGCTTACGCTTGCGGCCTATGCGCCGTTGCGGTATGTGCTGCCACACAAGCAAGCGGCCTATGATGCGAAATATAGCACTCAGATTCGCGGTGGGGAGAGCTTCTTCCGGCAGGTAGACCGTGAAGAAAGCCTTGTTCACCTGCTCCGGGTGAACGTCCTGAAGCGCATGGAGAGTGCGGTTACTTCTTTTGCCCTCACAATCAAACGTCAGCTGGCCGATGTTGAGGCCACCCTGCACAAAATTGAGACCCATGCCGAAGAGGTAGAGGAAATCAACATTGAGGACGTGGACGCAGATGACCCGGCTTTTGAGAGCCTGCTCGTCGGGCGGAAGGTCAAAGTGTTATTGCAGGATGTGGACCGGGTCCGCTGGCGGCAGGATCTTATCGAAGACCGCAATCGGCTTGCGACACTCCTTTCTGCGGCAAAACAGGTGGGCGCGGCGCGTGACGCGAAGCTCCGGGCCCTGCGGGATGTCATCGAGCGCAAGTGCCGGCAGCCGATCAACGGCGGAAACCGGAAGGTCATCGTCTTCACAGCCTTTGCCGACACGGCCCGCTATCTCTATCAAGAGCTTTCTGGATGGGCACAAAAGGAACTGGGTCTCCAGTCGGCGTTTGTAAGCGGTGCTGGTCATAATGAGACGACGCTGCCCAAACTTCGGAAGGACTTCACAAGTATCCTAACGGCGTTCTCACCCCGGTCAAAAGAGCGGCCCGAGGACTTTGCCGGAGAAGGCGAAATCGATCTCCTCATCGCCACCGACTGTATCAGCGAAGGCCAGAACCTGCAGGACTGCGATACCGCCGTAAACTACGACATTCACTGGAACCCTGTGCGGATCATCCAGCGTTTTGGCCGCATCGACCGGATCGGGTCGCTAAATGAGCGCATCCAGCTCATTAACTTCTGGCCGAACATGGAGCTGGAGGAGTACATCAACCTTGAACAGCGCGTCAGCGGACGCATGGTACTGCTCGATATTTCCGCGACCGGCGAGGAGAACGTCATCGAGCATCAATCGGGCGATCAGATGAACGATCTCGAATATCGCCGCAAGCAGCTCCTCAAGCTCCAGGACGCCGTCATCGACCTTGAAGACTTAAGCAGCGGCGTCTCCATCGCCGACCTTACCCTGAATGACTTCCGTGTTGATCTCGCGGGGTTTCTCAAAGAGCACGCAGGGAAACTGGAGAGCTTGCCAATCGGCACGTTTGCCGTCACTAGGGCGCAGAACAGCGGTGAATCGGCAATCCCCCCGGGCGTCATCTTCTGCCTGCGCGCGGTGGGAGAAGCGGCGCTCAAGACCATGGAGCCAGGTTATCCGCTTGCTCCGCACTACGTCGTGCATGTAGGCGACGATGGGGCAGTGTTGTTGCCGTTCACTCAGGCCAAGCAAGTGCTCGATCGCCTGAAGCGGCTTTGCATTGGGTCCGACCTACCCGACGGCGGAGCTTGTGATCGTTTCGATAAGATGACCAAAAACGGTAAAGACATGGGCACCACCCAGGAGTTGCTTGGCAAAGCGGTCGCCTCCATTGTCGGCAAGAAAGAAGAGCGTGCCGTTGCCAGCCTGTTCACGCCGGGTGGCACGCACGCCATGAAAGGTGAATTCCAGGGCATAAACGATTTCGAGGTGGTAGCCTTCTTGGTCGTGCTGCCGGAGGCAACAAGCGAATGA
- a CDS encoding site-specific DNA-methyltransferase: MKKLTAEDMETKSPNIVEGNTERLKTMFPEAFTEGKIDFDVLKQLLGGAVDEREEKYGLNWHGKRRARQLALTPSGGTLRPCPEDSVDWDTTQNLMIEGDNLEVLKLLQKSYAGKVKLIYIDPPYNTGKDFVYPDNFQDNIKNYLELTGQVEGGHKISSNTESSGRFHTEWLNMMYPRLKLARNLLRDTGFVFISIDDGEVTNLRRLCDEVFGEENFVAQLVWKSRVSEDTRAKTGVSTDHEYIVCYSREDEVALRGSEKDTEKFANLDNDPRGPWRSADLTGLASKEARPNLHYDLIDPQTKINYGCPPKGWRYEKPTMLKKIAEGRILFPASTDGRPRHKLFLNEMRSLYKNMSSVLTEFSTADGTREINVLLGQGVFSFPKPTGLLASIIEQATESGDIVMDFFAGSGTTGHATWLRNLFDANNRRFVLVQLPEPLDVARGDQRIAADFCDNLGKPRSIAELTKERLRRAAKKIVDENPLYQGDLGFRVFKLDSSNIRAWEPDRDDLPKTLEESAEHLKTGRGEADILFELLLKLGLDLTVPIEEKAIAGKMVHSIGAGTLMVCLSDKISRNEVELLALGIIAWHKQLAPAGETSVVFRDSAFADDVAKTNLTAILQQHGLENVRSL; encoded by the coding sequence ATGAAGAAACTCACCGCCGAAGATATGGAAACGAAATCCCCGAACATCGTCGAGGGCAATACCGAGCGTCTGAAAACCATGTTCCCTGAAGCCTTCACCGAGGGAAAGATCGACTTTGACGTGCTCAAGCAGCTCCTCGGTGGTGCTGTTGACGAGCGAGAGGAGAAATATGGCCTCAATTGGCACGGCAAACGCCGCGCGCGACAGCTTGCCCTTACCCCGTCAGGCGGGACCCTGCGTCCGTGTCCAGAGGACAGCGTGGATTGGGATACCACGCAGAATCTTATGATAGAGGGTGACAACCTCGAAGTCCTGAAACTCCTCCAGAAGTCCTATGCCGGGAAGGTCAAGCTCATCTACATCGACCCGCCCTACAACACAGGCAAGGATTTCGTCTATCCCGATAACTTCCAGGACAACATCAAGAACTATCTGGAACTGACCGGGCAAGTCGAAGGCGGGCACAAGATTAGCAGCAACACCGAGTCCTCCGGCCGCTTCCACACGGAGTGGCTCAACATGATGTACCCACGTTTAAAACTCGCGAGGAATCTGTTGAGAGACACGGGCTTCGTGTTTATCAGTATCGACGACGGTGAGGTTACTAATCTTCGTCGGCTTTGTGACGAAGTGTTCGGAGAGGAGAATTTCGTTGCCCAATTGGTCTGGAAATCACGAGTTAGCGAGGACACACGAGCTAAGACAGGTGTTTCCACTGACCATGAATACATCGTCTGCTACTCGCGCGAGGACGAAGTCGCATTACGTGGGTCCGAGAAGGACACAGAGAAGTTCGCCAATCTAGACAACGATCCGCGCGGACCATGGAGAAGTGCGGACCTGACGGGCCTCGCGTCGAAAGAAGCTCGCCCAAATCTTCATTACGACCTGATCGACCCACAGACAAAGATCAATTACGGGTGTCCACCAAAAGGTTGGCGCTATGAGAAGCCAACGATGCTGAAAAAAATAGCCGAAGGACGAATTCTCTTTCCGGCGAGTACGGACGGTCGCCCGAGACATAAACTCTTCTTGAACGAGATGCGGAGCCTCTACAAAAACATGAGCTCCGTTCTTACTGAGTTCAGTACGGCCGATGGAACGCGAGAAATCAACGTGCTGTTGGGACAAGGGGTTTTCAGCTTTCCAAAGCCAACCGGGTTATTAGCCAGCATCATCGAACAGGCCACGGAATCGGGTGACATCGTTATGGATTTCTTTGCAGGCTCTGGGACAACGGGGCATGCGACATGGCTTCGGAATCTATTTGACGCAAATAACCGTCGGTTTGTATTAGTGCAGCTGCCTGAGCCATTGGACGTAGCAAGGGGTGATCAACGTATTGCCGCTGACTTTTGCGACAACCTAGGCAAACCCCGCTCCATCGCTGAACTGACCAAGGAGCGCTTACGGCGTGCGGCTAAGAAGATTGTGGACGAGAACCCGCTGTATCAGGGCGACCTCGGTTTTCGGGTCTTCAAGCTCGATTCCAGCAACATCCGGGCATGGGAACCGGACCGCGACGACCTGCCAAAAACATTGGAAGAGTCCGCCGAACACCTGAAGACCGGGCGTGGCGAGGCCGATATTCTGTTTGAACTACTCCTGAAGCTCGGTCTCGATCTGACGGTTCCGATTGAAGAAAAGGCCATTGCCGGGAAGATGGTGCACAGCATCGGCGCGGGCACGCTCATGGTCTGCCTTTCTGACAAGATCAGCAGAAACGAAGTTGAACTGCTCGCCCTTGGGATCATCGCCTGGCACAAACAACTGGCTCCAGCGGGCGAGACGAGCGTCGTCTTCCGCGACAGCGCCTTTGCCGACGATGTCGCCAAGACCAACCTTACTGCAATTCTCCAGCAGCACGGGCTAGAGAATGTACGAAGCTTATAA